A portion of the Nitrospira sp. genome contains these proteins:
- a CDS encoding nucleotidyl transferase AbiEii/AbiGii toxin family protein — protein MRGPETRLLRHHHDAAFFSEAIAFTSAQQGFVSALIEKDYFCSVVLAYLSGLSDGNLVFKGGTCLTKVHAGFYRLSEDLDFTISMPVDASRAERSRQIEPVKRALRTLYKAMPEFREDEPLRGANSSRQYVGSVSYESPLYRRRETIKIEISLRELLVEQPGQSHAATILRNPLTGEPLVPPIRFACIAKREALAEKFRAALTRREPAVRDYFDVDYAVQHRQLDPTDAAWLRMVKDKLPVPGNEPVDISERRLRLLRDQIGLFLKPVLRVDELRDFDLDRAFGLVAKVAVEAAA, from the coding sequence ATGCGCGGGCCTGAGACCCGGCTGCTGCGCCATCATCACGATGCCGCCTTCTTCTCCGAGGCCATCGCGTTTACCTCGGCGCAACAAGGATTCGTATCGGCCTTGATCGAGAAGGACTATTTCTGCAGCGTGGTGTTGGCCTACCTCTCCGGATTGTCCGATGGAAACCTGGTCTTCAAAGGCGGCACCTGTCTGACGAAAGTGCATGCGGGGTTTTATCGTCTGAGCGAAGACCTCGACTTCACGATCTCCATGCCGGTCGATGCTTCGCGCGCGGAACGCAGCCGTCAGATCGAGCCGGTGAAACGGGCACTGCGCACGCTGTACAAGGCGATGCCCGAATTCCGTGAAGACGAACCCCTCAGAGGCGCGAACAGTTCCCGGCAATACGTCGGCAGCGTGAGCTATGAGTCGCCGCTTTACCGGCGGAGGGAGACGATCAAAATTGAAATCAGTTTGCGCGAGCTATTGGTCGAACAACCTGGGCAGAGCCACGCTGCCACGATTCTCAGGAATCCCCTCACCGGGGAGCCGTTAGTTCCTCCAATTAGGTTCGCGTGCATTGCCAAACGAGAAGCGTTGGCTGAGAAGTTTCGTGCCGCATTGACTCGTCGGGAGCCGGCTGTTCGGGATTATTTCGATGTCGATTACGCGGTTCAGCATCGACAGCTCGACCCCACCGATGCCGCGTGGCTTCGGATGGTCAAGGACAAGCTGCCTGTGCCGGGCAATGAACCTGTCGATATCTCCGAACGGCGATTGCGACTGTTGCGAGACCAGATCGGGCTGTTTCTGAAACCAGTCCTCCGA